The genomic DNA ACAGCCTTCGTGTTTAGGTAGCATGTCCCAGGTCACTATGTCTTTAGCTTAAAGTGAAACCTGGAAAACAACAGTATAGGTAACTATTTGTAGGATAAtttatgtaaaaataatttcaatgaCTTTAGTTAGAGATAaatggctttgtttgttaacgtgctttgaagggtatttttgttttcggtttgaaaaagtgttttgatgcgacattaaaaaaaaaaaaaattatttttatgttttgaggagtgtttgtgtttgagttatttgtaaatgtttttgttttgaggtGAGAAAACTAAAGACATAAAAGAGGAATTTTAACAAATGGGGCCAATATCAGTCAAATCAGCATTATAGCGGGTTTTGTTGAAGTGTTTACCTTTGCCTTTACCCCAACGAATGCAAATCAGGTATTTTCAGGAAGCTGCAAGGCCACTATCAAAAAAGCAggtcaattcgaacatcaactCTTGTCTGAATAAAATACGGTCGGTAGttctgtatatatattttgtttcatcTCACAACTAAAACTACAGATTTCCACCCACCATGAGCATCTTTTATCATGAAGAGGCACCACCAGATTCTTTCAAGAGATGCAAATTCCTCTCTGCAACTCTGAAAGATGCATTCTCCAACTGCCATAGTTTTGGTGGACGGCGTTCGACCTCAAGCCTGGAAGATGAGTCTACAACAAGTGACTTTGATGAAGACCAGGAAGTACTTACTATTaacatatatgcatatgttgtatcaattttgttgttgttgttgttttttttctttctcccaccAATTTACGTGTTCTTGGGTTACTGCTGTTATTTTTGATCTCTTCCTCAGGAAGTTGTTTCGGCTATTAGAAGTCAAGCTATGGAAAAGTTGAGACGCAAGCCAGGCCTCTTGACAGAGAGCTTTTCCTTGGTGGTCTACTCTCCTGTGACTAGAGAATTATACATGACTCCGAAGGCAGTCCAACGAGGGGAAGATcttgatgatgaagatgaagatgaagattttgTGACTGTTGGAAGTTGTTTCTCCTGCTGTTCGAGTGCTTTGAGTAGGGAAGCATATCACTCTGTTAAGACCAACTTCTCGCGTAGTTCGAGCTTGAACGGGCTTGATTTTCAAGAGTTTTGGAAGCGCTCTATCATTCAGGAGCTGTGTCATTGCCAAGGGTGGCCGTTTGGTCTCTGCCGGAAGGCCGTGTTGCTTCCACCCCTACCTAAATCCCCATCTGAATCCTGGTCATGGCGTAAAGGCGCTAGAATAACTAAGAGTTGATGTTCAAAGCTAATCTTCGGCCGTTTCTTgatgttcttttcttttctttatcaaCTTTTATACTTTACTATTACTTTCAAATAAAGTAATGCCTATTATTGTTgcttattgttttcttttcttcatcaaCTTTTATACTTAACTATTACTTTCAAATAAAGTAATGCCTATTATTGTTGCTTATTGTTAGCCGGCAGGAATCTTCTCTTtttacacccaaaaaaaaaaaaaaaaaaaaaaagggtttgaaaGTTTTATGTTGTGTATAAAGGAATCTCATTAAATACAACTCCTACCCCTTTATTCTCTTCAATGATTCAACCAAGAGGCGAGAGCAATTTCAGACTAATTCCGTAGAATATGTTCTTAAGGTAAGTATATTGTTAAAGATGATAGGCTTGTCTGATaacactttttcatttttcctttttcctttagtttttttctttcaaaaacaaaaatattaacaaacaacctaaaacacaaaacacttaaaaaacatTTTCGCCTTTATATCAAATAAGAATAcctttttaaacaaaaaaaaaaatcatctaaaaGGCATCAACAAACAGAGATATTCCTATAAAAATTTGTTGGTAGCCAACTAGCTAATAGTAACCGAAGACTCAAAATAATTACGAATTTGTTTCAAACCCCAGATCAGGAGCACATCGTTTCCCTACAGAAGGGATTCATACCACTTCTGGTTACCAGCAACCAGAGCAAGAAGCATTCATACTAACAACAGAAACCTTTTGTGTCGGATTAACAAAAAGCAAGAAGCATCCATAGATGTAGACATTTAAGGATGAATTGAACATTGTTCCTTTCATTGTAGTCAACAAACATAACTCTTATTTGACTGCCCTTGAACCCTGACCACGAAGGTTTTCAAGAAGAGAATACACAAGCCTGTCtccataaaatgaaaaacattattCTAAACACAACGCTCACAATTACATCGAACTTCTCAAAAACTACGGGTCTAAGCTCTTTGCTCAATATATGATCCAGAGAGTCCTGAAGTTCCAAGAACTGTAACCTGCaatcaaaaaccaaaatcataTTAGGGATTAATCTTCAAGACCAAGAAACTCGCTATAGGATATATGCCAATCCCACATCCTACAGATGCAGAAATAGAAACCTTAACGCTGATGCATCATTTATATTCCCCCATAAAAATTTTCtgagaagagaagaagacaaGGGGGTGTATACAGGTTAAATCAATAGTTATTCTTCAAACAGGTCAATCTTTCGCCGTTACTTCTCTGAGGTGGTCCAAATAGTAAGGAGAAAAATTGTATGTGTGTGACTGGTAAGcaaagaactaaaatttaatagaaCACATGAGTTGACACGAGCttccttgtttgtttttgtatCTATTTCTCAAAAGTCACAAAGATATATGATTCATCTacgtcaaaaatttcaaactataaGCCAGGATGACGCTTCTCATGGCAAACCAAACCATGAAATAAGCTTCATGGAGTATGCAAGTCAATCGAATATATGGTAAACATCATCTAACTAAAACAGTTCAATAAACTTTCAAAGGTAATGGATGAAAGTTTTTGTTACCTTTCCCCATTCAGGACCAAGGCCGCCGCATCTCATCTTCAAGTGTATCATCTTTGTCCCCAGTTCTGTCTCTACTTTCTTCCGCAAATAGGTCTCATCAGGCCCAAATGCATCCAAATAACTAGTGTAGCGACTGTAAATTGTGAGCAGCGCATTCTTAAACTCATCTGGCAAGGGCCCTACACCCTACAGAAAATTCAAGACCATCAAACTACAATAACTGGAAAGACAAAAGAATAATAAGTCCTCAATTTCTCATACAGATTGAGATTACAATACCTCACCACTCAATCCAATTCTGTCATCAAGTTCCATCTTCAAAGTTACAAGAATATCGCCAAATTCCTCAACTGCTTCAGCTGCACGGAAAACATTTGTCAAGACCTCCTTGCCAGTTGTGTCATCAGTGCTTTTAGACAATGCTGCCTTCGCTTCATGAATGAGAGAGTCGGGAAGCGTATCCCAACTGGCAGCCATCAAATCCTTGAAAACATTCTGAAGATCAGAGTCTGTTATGAGTGGCATGTGAGTTACATCTTCACTATAGAATCGTTTGCTTCCCATGCCCATCGAAAAAGGAGACAAGCAATCTGCGGATTTGCAGCATGAGAACTAAGTTCAGAACATAAAAGCCCTCTCTAcaatataacaatcaaataacAAACCTACTAAGACCAACTAAAAGTTAACCCTCTATGCCAACTGTGTGGACACACTACTGCTCAAATGTCCACACGCTTAAGCACACAAGCCTCACCGAGACAAAATTAATCTCATCGAGCAGTCATTGTCACAGTCCGATAAAG from Corylus avellana chromosome ca6, CavTom2PMs-1.0 includes the following:
- the LOC132184938 gene encoding uncharacterized protein LOC132184938; translation: MSIFYHEEAPPDSFKRCKFLSATLKDAFSNCHSFGGRRSTSSLEDESTTSDFDEDQEEVVSAIRSQAMEKLRRKPGLLTESFSLVVYSPVTRELYMTPKAVQRGEDLDDEDEDEDFVTVGSCFSCCSSALSREAYHSVKTNFSRSSSLNGLDFQEFWKRSIIQELCHCQGWPFGLCRKAVLLPPLPKSPSESWSWRKGARITKS
- the LOC132184197 gene encoding succinate dehydrogenase subunit 5, mitochondrial, whose amino-acid sequence is MEKMLVVRSLYRSLCSRSYHVAAVSQSLLRHHHCASRSLFNLSSPSPSASPNRLLSDCLSPFSMGMGSKRFYSEDVTHMPLITDSDLQNVFKDLMAASWDTLPDSLIHEAKAALSKSTDDTTGKEVLTNVFRAAEAVEEFGDILVTLKMELDDRIGLSGEGVGPLPDEFKNALLTIYSRYTSYLDAFGPDETYLRKKVETELGTKMIHLKMRCGGLGPEWGKVTVLGTSGLSGSYIEQRA